The nucleotide window CTCCAAGCCTGATTTCCTCTGCTATCACTCCATTTGGCTGTTATCAGTTGCAATGCAGATGGCTCAACCTTGATTATTTCTTTTGTGCGTAAGGGATTGAGTTTATACATGTTTTCACACCACCCATCAGCCACGTTCGTtaagccaattaaaacaacaacaacatacaaacTACTCATATACATAGATTGTTGTGGGGGGCTGGCTCGTGCCAATATTGGGACCGAAGTCTCACCCGAACCTCTGGCCAGATGCAAGACAagacgcccccctccccccccggccccatccACTTTGAACCAattatttatcttttttattattatttgcaaaattGAAACGTTTGCAGATTTCGGGCTTGTTTTTTCCCTCTGTTTTCGAAGCTGCAGACAGTCAAAGCCACAGATGCTGATGTACTTTTCTGCTTCTTGCGTTTCCTTTCGCTCCACCAGATCTCTCCGGCAGCCCTGTGAGGGTTGATGTGGGTCTATGTGGGACCGGCTGTGGTGTCTGGCGAAAGACGAGCTCCCCTTCTCCTGGCTTCTCCAAGCAAGCCTCCATGCTGGACTTCCTCCGGACCAGGAAGGTGAGGCGCACCAGATGTGCAGCCAGCCCTGTGCGCATGGACCGCAgggaaaaccaaaccaaaccatgcCTGGATTATTGGCTGGGTGGTGCGCCGGCTGTGACCTTCCCTGGACGGAGGTGGCCGCGTTCTGTCTGGGCCTTGGGAAGATCTAGTCCCGACGGCCGGGGGGGCTTGTGGCATCACGGCTGGAACGTCAACACACGACCCTTCTGGATTGCACCAAGGGACCAGGGCGGGGACAGCTGGCTAGCTAGTCGAGTCTCATTCTGGCCAGAATTTCCCTCTGGGGGAGCGCTGAGTAGGTTTGCTTAgcaatagcattattattattattattattattattattattattattttatatagcaccatcaatgtacatggtgctgtacagattacacagtaaatagcaagaccctgccgcacaagAGCCACAGTTTagatttcccataatgccccaggaGGATGGGATGTTAAAgattgtttttatctcaattttagaatttctgtaaaccgcccagagagccctggctatgggagcagtatataagtgaaataaataaataaataaataaataaataaataaataaataaataaaaaaaatggcagcttgacCCTGCCGTCAAGGTACCCAGGTATCTGCCCAATTGTGACAGCTGTGGGCACCAACCAGTCCCGGAAACGGCCGTCAACCTAAAAACCGCCTTTGGTGCCTGAGATATATAAAGACGTGCTTTGATTTGTATAGGGtcaggattagggtgaccctatgaaaaggaggacagggctcctgtatctttaacagttgtatagacaagggaatttcagcaggtgtcatttgtatatatggagaacctggtgaaatcccctcttcatcacaactgttaaagctgcaggagctatactagagtgaccagatttaaaagacggcagctttaagtgttgtgatgaagagggaatttcaccaggttctccatatatacaaatgacacctgctgaaatttcctttatcaatacaactgttaaagatgcaggagcccggtcctccttttcatagggttaccctagtCAGGATCACTGGGGTGGAGTTAAAACTCCCCGCAATGATCCTTTTCATCACTGCGTCCACAGTGCTAGAAGCAGCAGTGTATTCCTTGACACCCATGTGGGGCGGGACTCTGTCAGCCTGCGTTGCCCCACTGCGCCTTGAcataagaacctcagaagagccctgaggctggatcagaccaagggtccatctagtccagcactcggttcacacagaggccaaccagccatcggccagggatgaacaagcaggccatggtgcaacagcaccctcccgcccatgttccccagttctTTTGGAGGCTCTTTCCCCAATCGCCTGCGTGAGACACGGCCTTCTCGGTGTTAGCCCCGAGATGGGCTTTTCAGcacctccctcctcttccttccccgtgTGCGGCTGCAGGACAGGCTCTCTTGGTCGTCGGCTGGACCAGAACCCGTGGCCGGATGCGCGCCGGGCTACGGCTGCGAGCCCAGCCGTGTCCGGGTGGAAGACCACGTGCTCCTCGAAGGTGTACGGCAGGTGGAGGTGATTGAGGGCTGCCAGTGCAGCGCCACCCCCCACGCCTGCCTCCGCTCGCCAGCCCTGAAGACCTTCTTTCCAGGCTCCCCGCTGGAGCGGACCCTGGACGTCGGCAAGTGCTCCAGGCCGCCCCATGCCGAAGGTAAGCCAGCCGCTAAAATAAAGCAGGTCACCAGTCCTCATGTTCCTGATTTCAATAAGGACGTGGCAGAGGGGAGGCTCAGTCTAGCCGCTGGCCTGTTGGACGAGCCCTTAGAGGACGCGGCCTTCTtctgggtccatctagaccagcattgacaacacactgactggcagcagtggctctccgggACTAAATGCagcgttgccacgctttctctctcTATAAGGCAACTccgctgtaagtcacaccagatttTCCGtcgtatttaagccaaagcggtTTCATGTTCGCTCTCCATGATATTGAGAGGCCCTTCATAGCATGAGGCCCAAAGCTACAGCTTAcctggcttgttcctaaatctggcacgggtgggtgcccagctgtgCCGACCAGCCCTGAAAACAATACCAGCGACACTTTGGCAGACATAACCCTAATCAATAAAACAGGTCAAAAGCACAGTACCGAAAAGCGTGTGCAATTCCCACGGAGTTATGAGGCATATTTACCTAGTATGCAAGGCGCTTGAAGTGTGCCGGAACACCATATTGTATTATGGGATGGTGGaaattgtctctctctctctctctctctctcccccaaccccggCTGATCCCTTTCAGACGGGCTCTTCTGCGTGCCCACGGACTTTGACTCGGTCCTGGTGAAGAGCCCAAACGGGCACCAGGTGGTCCGGATGCTGCGGAGATGTGCGCTGCGAGAGCCCTGCCACCGGGTCCCCCATGTGGAGCACTACGCCGAAGTCACACTCAACGCCGCCGGAGAAAAGATGGAGCGCCTCAAGGCGAGTCTGTTGCTGCGTCCGGCCTCCCTCGCGTAAACCGCTCCGCACTGCCATACGTATTCTTTCCCAGAGGGCCCGTTGGCTAAATTAGATGTGGCATCATTGACATTTTAAAGTCTTCGCGTGGCTgtttttcaaaagaaagaaaTCGCACGGAGAAACGGATCAGGGCTGTGAGGTAGGGGGAAAGGGCGTTAGCCCTTTGCCTCTGCCACGGTCCTGATCCGTGTTGTCCCCTCTCCTACGCTTACTATTTACAATGGGAGGAAAACTCCCATTTATCatcctggcttttcttttcagtaaataatttgagtgtgtgtgtgtgtgtgtccccgtgtgTGTTTTGAGTGCACATGCTTTAATTACTgcttgtcttattattattattattattattattattattattattattattattattccacctttttcccagtactgggactcaaggcggtttacaagattaaaacatgcacgattaaaacatataaatataatttacaaacgttaaaatagaattaaacctacagtaaaattaaaaacatgttaaacaattttaaaactgcaacacagccttcctcaacctggggcgctcgagatgtgttggactgcatctcccagaatgccccagccaactggctggggcattctgggagttgtagtccaacacatctggagcgccagaggttgaggaaggctgctgtaataggttaaaaggggggatccctgggaagggagttccagagcactggagcagccaccgagaaggccctgtcccgcgtacccatcaggcgttcCTGGGATGGTGgtaggactgagagaaaggcctccccagaagatcacAGAGTATGAATatatgtgctgtgtgtgtgtgtgttttaattactgTTTGTctttttctgtgtgtcttttgcccGTCTTTTTCAGAATATGATGTTCTGTGTGTCCATGTGTGTTccgatttcccccctgcccaTTTTTCAGGGTATGAAGGTGTGTGTTGTCGTGCGTGTGCATTTGCATTACTGTTTGTCTTTCTGCTGTCTTTTTCAgaatatgaatgtgtgtgtgtgtgtttcatagaatcatagaatcatagaatagcagagttggaaggggcctacaaggccatctagtccacccccctgctcaatgcaggaacccaccctaaagcatccctgacagatggttgtccagctgcctcttgaaggcctctagtgtgggagagcccacaacctctctaggtaactgattccattgtcatactgctctaacagtcaggaagtttttcctgatgtccagctggaatctggcttcctgtaacttgagcccgttattccgtgtcctgcactctgggaggatggagaagagatcctggccctcctctgtgtgacgacctttcaagtattagaagagtgctctcatgtctcccctcaatcttctcttctccaggctaaacctgcccagttctttcagtctctcttcatagggctttgtttccagacccctgatcatcctggtcgccctcctctgaacacgctccagcttgtctgcctccttcttgaattgtggagcccagaactggacacagtccctgtgcgtccatttCGTGCATCCCTGTGTGTTTTGAGCGTGTTTTAATGACTGTTTGCCGTTTTTGCCCTTTTCCCAGAGTATTCCTGTGCGTTTTGAGCGGCCCCCTAAATAACCTGCCGCAATAACTTGCAATGCTTTGCCTTCCTTCccctttacttttctttttgtcacACTCCCCTTGCTCCGGACACTTATCCCTCTGGAAAAACGGCAAACCAAATTTGTCTGAAAACATATTTGGCTTCCAGGAAGGATTGGGACCTTTGAATTGCTGTCCCTGTTGCCAAATCGGTGGGAGACTGCGGGTGTGAATTTCCGTGCTCTTTGTTTTGAAAATCTTTCAGGAAATCGATGTGGGCCGATGTCTTGGGCGGTGTGACTCTGGAAGCAGCTCCCTGCTGTGGTAAGCTGATTAAACAAGACTCCACGTGCACACCTAATGCACAGGTGCTTAGCTGCTGCATGTGTCAATCGAGCGTGCCTCTCAGCAGAtccacgtacacacacacacgcccagcaCCACAGGTGTGGATGCTTTAGCCTTCCCAAGAGGAACTCAGTCTGTTCCTTTGGCTTTCCCTCCTGGATGGGAGCCGGTATTTACTGCGTGTGGATTGATTGCTCCAGCGTCAGACAGGCAGATTGGGGCCTCAATGACCTGTGACATTTCTGGAAGGCTTGAGGTCGGAAGTGAGAgattacacccccccccccccccgcagagaTCAGGTTTTTTAAGGCGGACTCAATCAATTATTATAATTGATTATTATAATTGATCCCCTGTAAGAGAGTTtgcaacacgcacacacagagctctgtgcgtgtgtgtgtgttttgcaaaagCTCTTACAGGAGAAAGAAATGATATCAACCGAATACGTCCGCCTTCTCCAGCACAAGTTCCATCATCCCGGCTGagcaataatgggagttgtagtccaagcttCTGCCGGGCGACTTGGTTGCATAAGGCTGAAagaatatttattaattacattttgatactgctccatagccgaaggcGTCTGGCCACTTTGCAAGGATTTCAAGACAGAGtatacaaagttttttttttaaaagaaataatttacTTAAAAACGCAACGAACTGTTTTTGTGTAACCACCACGAGCCTTGCTGCATTCACAGAATTGGGGGACGGGGCGGTTTACGGACGTCAGGAGCTTCCATTTCTAGCCTTCCCACGttttctcattgtttcttctgccttttttgggggggggggagaattagtTAAGAACGAAAAGTCAGAATAGCTGTATAAGGCTTTCTGATGTTCAGCCGATGCCAACTTTCTCTGTTTCGTTTTACCCCACGCAGGGACTGGCAGACGCCGGGGAATTGCCCCGCATGGGACGAAGGGGCCTCCGGCCGCTGCGCCCCGCACCAGTACGAGACCCACACTTTCCGCATCCGGACCGGGGAGCTGCGTACCGTCTTCGTCATCCGGACGTGCAAATGCGGAGCCTGAGAGGACGGGGAAGCGGCGCTCCCAATAGCACGCGTGGGGTGGAATAAAACGAACCGAAGTGCTGGTAGTGGCGACGACGGGGAAATCTTCGATTCGCCACTGTCGCCTCTCCTGGCACGGGGGTACGATTATGTCAATGAGAGGCGGCCCAGGtgtaaataaaattttattttcaagGGAAGAGCGGTGTGCGTGTCTGCTTTGGACCTCGAAATCCGCCACGAACATGGTAAAGGTCCCAGaattcctcaacctgctgccctccacatagaagcatagaatagcagagtcagaagggtcctctaaggccatcaagtccaaccccctgctcaatgcaggaatccaccctaaagcatccctgacagatggttgtccagctgcctcttgaaggcctctagtgtgggagagcccacaacctccctaggtcactggttccattgtcgtactactctaacagtcaggacgtttttcctgatgtccagctggaatctggcttcctataacttgagcctgttattccgtgtcctgcactctgggaggatcgagaagagatcccggccctcctctgtgtgacaacctttccagtctttgaagagtgctctcatgtctcccctccatcttctcttctccaggctaaacatgcccagttctttcagtctctcttcatagggctttgtttccagacccctgatcatcctggttgccctcctctgaacacgctccagcttgtctgcgtccttcttgaattgtggagcccagaactggactctgCCTGAGGTGAAGTGATGGTTTCAGGGTCCAGTAGTGGACAATCATTAATCTTTGTTTCCCCCTTCTAactcctccacacacaccacCAACCGCGTTTGTTCTGTTTTTGGTAACACCttccctgatgaagagatctgtcgatctcaaaagcttgcaccttttttctctttttttttggcaatatctgagttggcctaataaaggaatCATGTTTATATGGATTTTGGCCTTTTCCGAATGTGCCCAAACGCAGCTGCCTTTGTTTCGCGTGTGAACATGATCTCCCAGAGGGAGACGTGCGCTCTCCTCCCAGGCTCCACCAGCCAAGGAACACGAGCCCAGGGGAGCCGGACGCTTTCGAGAAGGCTGGGATTGCAGTTATTCTGTCCCAAACACCATGGGGTCTATTGTGAGATTAAACACCCCAAAGTTTGGAAAGAAGGACACGGGTTGAAATAGCAACTCCAGAGCCAAACCTCACACCGGATTCTGTGGCTGGGACATTATGCTCTTTTGATTCAGGGAGAAAAGCATTGGGATCGTGGCTACAGTGTAGGCAGGGGGGGTAACTCTTTGCTCCTGggcttgattcccccccccctgtaattTAAATCCTCTTCTCCAGCCCCTACTCCAAAAGTTGCTGAGAGCCACGGAGTGAGGCAAACAGGACACCCACTGTTTTTGTGACCGGCTGTGCAATGTTTTGAAGACAAAACAAGGAGAAGAAGGTTCTCCAATGTGTAAGGGGCAGAGGGGGATTTCGTGGTGTGGGAATAGATgtatgtgcaaacacacacacacacgtgaatgTTCCTATTCGTAAAATATTGGAGGACATAAGAACTTAAAAAGAGCcttgacgctggatcagaccgagggtccatctggtccaccactccgttcacacaggggccaaacagctctcgaccagggagccacaagcaggacatggtgcaacggcaccctcccacccatgttccccagcaacgggtgcacacaggcttactgtcttggatagaatcatagaatagtagagttggaaggggcctaaaaggccatccagtccaaccccctgctccatgcaggaattgttcctaaagcatccctgacagagggttgtccagctgcctcttgaaggcctctagggtgggagagtccaccacctcccttggtcactggttccattgtcatactgctctaacagtcaggaagtttttcctgatgtccagttggaatctggcttcctttaacttgagcccgttgttccgtgtcctgcactctgggaggatcaagaagagatcctggccctcctctgtgtgacaaccttttaagtatttgaagagtgctctcatgtctcccctcaatcttctcttctccagtctaaacatgcccagttctctcagtctctcctcatagggctttgtttccagacccctgatcatcctggttgccctcctctgaacatgctccagcttgtctgcgtccttcttgaattgtggagcccagaactggatgcaatactccggatgaggcctaaccagggctgaacagagaggaaccagcacctcccacgatttggaagctctacttctattaatgcagcccaaaatagcattggcctttcttgcagccatatcgcactgttggctcatattcagcttgtgatactggaggtagcacataaccatcagggctgttagccatggatagccttctttgcctccaggaatttatccaaccccccttttaaagccatccaaattggtggccatcactacatcttgtggcagtgagttccataatttaactatgcgctgtgtgaagaagtacaatacttccttttatctgttctggatctcccacctatcagcttcatgggatgactccaggttctagtattttgagagagggagaaaaatgtctctctgtccacattctccacaccaggcatcattttgcccacctctatcctgtctcccctcagcctccttttctccaagctaaaccatcccagttgatgtcacctattattattattattattattattattattattattattattattattattaatttatatagcaccatcaatgtacatggtgctgtacagagtaaaacagtaaatagcaagaccctgccgcataggcttacaacctttcctcataggggagacgctccagccccttcatcattttagctgcccttttctgcactttttccagctccataatatccttttttaggtgtggtaaccagaaccgcacacagtattcgaagtgtggtcgcaccatcgatttgtataaaggcaggatgATTCCGGTGTGGCCATGACTCAGAGGTGACGTAGATGTTGTGCATgtaaaaggttccaggttcaactcCTGGTAACATTTCCAGTTAGGGCTGCACCAAATCCTCTcgtgccagtcagtgtagagaaATCTCACCTAGACTCTGGCTCCGTATAATGTAATTGCCAATGTCCCTGTTCCAAGCAGCCctggatatagaatc belongs to Elgaria multicarinata webbii isolate HBS135686 ecotype San Diego chromosome 23, rElgMul1.1.pri, whole genome shotgun sequence and includes:
- the LOC134413167 gene encoding uncharacterized protein LOC134413167 — protein: MASLLPGALPVTQASAGSAGRLQEGLNLFAKLGCCRRQVHHLYVGRDLSGSPVRVDVGLCGTGCGVWRKTSSPSPGFSKQASMLDFLRTRKDRLSWSSAGPEPVAGCAPGYGCEPSRVRVEDHVLLEGVRQVEVIEGCQCSATPHACLRSPALKTFFPGSPLERTLDVGKCSRPPHAEDGLFCVPTDFDSVLVKSPNGHQVVRMLRRCALREPCHRVPHVEHYAEVTLNAAGEKMERLKEIDVGRCLGRCDSGSSSLLWDWQTPGNCPAWDEGASGRCAPHQYETHTFRIRTGELRTVFVIRTCKCGA